The Rhizobium etli 8C-3 genome has a segment encoding these proteins:
- a CDS encoding GntR family transcriptional regulator, with the protein MPPLHTKNQTEDSRMNVEPSPASAVEILTHALRRRILSGDFRPGEFLRDVKMCEEHSTSRHTFRTAAQVLVTQGLLRQIPNRGFVVPEFGPDDIVDITRVRGTIEGEAIRLIVLTGVIPSQALEAVEVMHRSTLSSDRSLLVAADRDFHRAIVAASGSARLKRTYSDLEGEIELLLAQRQDFYGTAEEMAEEHERLINSLRSRHYDTAREAFKEHWEDLQIKLLDQR; encoded by the coding sequence ATGCCGCCGCTGCACACCAAGAACCAAACCGAAGATAGTAGGATGAATGTCGAGCCCTCGCCCGCCAGCGCGGTGGAAATCCTGACCCACGCTTTGCGAAGGCGCATACTGTCAGGTGATTTTCGACCCGGCGAGTTCCTCCGCGATGTGAAAATGTGCGAGGAGCATTCGACCTCGCGGCACACATTCCGTACTGCAGCCCAGGTGCTCGTCACGCAGGGCTTGCTTCGTCAGATACCGAACCGAGGCTTTGTAGTACCCGAATTCGGGCCCGACGATATTGTCGATATCACACGCGTGCGCGGGACCATCGAGGGCGAGGCCATTCGTCTGATCGTGCTGACGGGTGTCATCCCATCTCAGGCATTAGAGGCAGTCGAAGTTATGCACAGGTCGACGTTATCCTCCGACAGATCCCTGTTGGTAGCTGCCGACCGTGACTTCCACCGAGCGATCGTCGCCGCTAGCGGCAGCGCTCGGCTAAAGCGAACCTATTCAGACCTCGAGGGCGAGATCGAGCTTCTCCTCGCACAGCGGCAGGATTTCTACGGCACTGCCGAAGAAATGGCGGAAGAACACGAGCGGCTCATCAACAGCTTGAGGAGCCGCCACTACGATACGGCACGGGAAGCGTTTAAGGAGCACTGGGAAGATCTCCAGATCAAATTGCTAGATCAACGCTGA
- a CDS encoding phosphotransferase: protein MPARGPEFSEACHPVGAAEAEDIAERLYGARGSAKRFETEKDDTFLLDCADRGKFVLKIAHPSERVDELGFQVALMRHLEQRAPDLPVPRAIRDLAGSELPIVTTRAGERRVVRLITFLPGTPLDRTSATAPQRERIGEILAKLRYAMADFSHPADGRTVAWDVTHLLDLTDLLSFIPVGGKRAWTLRALERFADIKPSLDLCRRQVLHNDFNTSNLVVDQARPQFLTGVIDFGDAVRTAIAVDVSTALMNQMPKTFDHANRRDLFDEPRDVLRGYLRNAELTDEELRLIPFLSMGRLAVRALLTCWRAQIFPENSRYIMRNTEAGWAHLEWFHSISTAQISDLLKR from the coding sequence ATGCCAGCCCGTGGCCCGGAGTTTTCCGAGGCCTGCCATCCCGTGGGGGCTGCGGAAGCCGAAGATATCGCCGAGCGGCTCTACGGCGCGCGTGGATCGGCCAAGCGCTTTGAAACCGAGAAAGACGACACGTTCCTCCTCGACTGCGCGGACCGGGGGAAGTTTGTGCTAAAGATCGCTCATCCTTCCGAGCGGGTGGATGAGCTCGGTTTCCAGGTCGCACTGATGCGTCATCTTGAGCAACGGGCACCTGACCTTCCCGTCCCCCGTGCAATTCGCGACCTTGCCGGCTCGGAATTGCCTATCGTCACCACTAGGGCCGGCGAGCGGCGCGTGGTGCGGCTCATCACCTTCCTCCCCGGTACTCCGCTCGACCGGACATCTGCCACGGCCCCACAGCGCGAACGGATCGGCGAAATCCTGGCGAAGCTGCGTTATGCGATGGCCGACTTCTCGCATCCCGCAGACGGCCGGACTGTGGCATGGGACGTCACCCATCTTCTTGATCTCACCGATCTCTTAAGCTTCATCCCGGTGGGCGGCAAACGAGCCTGGACCCTCCGCGCGCTCGAGCGGTTTGCCGATATCAAACCGAGCCTCGACTTATGCCGGCGGCAGGTGCTCCACAACGACTTCAATACGTCTAACCTGGTCGTCGATCAGGCCCGCCCGCAGTTTCTGACCGGCGTCATCGATTTTGGCGACGCCGTCCGTACCGCCATTGCCGTTGATGTCTCCACGGCATTGATGAACCAGATGCCAAAAACTTTCGACCATGCAAACCGGCGTGACCTGTTTGACGAACCGCGCGACGTCCTGCGCGGCTATCTCCGCAACGCCGAATTGACGGACGAGGAGCTCCGCCTCATCCCTTTCTTGTCGATGGGCCGTCTTGCGGTTCGGGCGCTGCTGACGTGCTGGCGCGCCCAAATCTTCCCCGAGAATAGCCGCTATATCATGCGCAATACCGAAGCCGGCTGGGCCCACCTCGAATGGTTCCACTCGATTTCGACAGCCCAAATATCCGATCTTCTGAAACGATAG
- a CDS encoding aspartate aminotransferase family protein, with product MSTDLMPNRYRPGESDLPEREAALIARRDAVLGASYRLQYRRPVHFVRGEGMWLYDPDGRAYLDFYNNVPSLGHCHPEVNAAMAEQAARISANTRYLEPRLVDYAERLVGTFPEELDRVVFTCTGSESNDLALRIARFASGGEGVIVSSYAYHGTSGAVAAVSPNLGDAVKLSPFVRMVSLPGPAGIPESQAADFFEAQIRSAILDLNRRGMGVAALLIDGIFSSDGVWVDPPGFIAGGVAAVREAGGLVIADEVQPGFGRTGTHMWGFERHGIVPDLVTLGKPMGNGFPIGAVVGRQAPMERFGATARYSNTFAGNTVGIATADAVLTILERDQIRQNALAMGQRLRAGLEEMAMKHREVRAIRNAGLFFGVDIGSEDTSAAARRAMALDIVNAMRDDGVLVSTTGANEDALKVRPPLVCGAEHVDLFIAAAERAITTVAG from the coding sequence ATGTCCACAGATCTTATGCCCAACCGCTACAGACCAGGTGAGTCTGACCTCCCAGAGCGCGAAGCGGCGCTGATTGCCCGCCGTGATGCAGTTCTTGGAGCATCTTATCGACTGCAGTATCGACGTCCGGTGCATTTCGTTCGCGGCGAAGGCATGTGGCTCTATGATCCCGACGGTCGGGCCTATCTCGACTTCTACAATAACGTTCCTTCCCTCGGTCATTGCCACCCCGAGGTGAACGCGGCAATGGCCGAACAGGCCGCCCGAATTAGCGCCAACACGCGCTATCTCGAACCTAGACTTGTAGACTATGCCGAACGATTGGTTGGTACATTCCCAGAGGAGCTTGACCGCGTGGTCTTCACTTGCACGGGCAGTGAATCCAACGATCTGGCCCTGCGTATCGCCCGGTTTGCGAGCGGCGGCGAGGGTGTGATTGTCTCCTCATACGCTTATCACGGCACGAGCGGGGCTGTGGCTGCGGTTTCGCCGAATTTGGGCGACGCGGTCAAGCTCAGTCCATTCGTTCGCATGGTTTCTTTGCCCGGCCCGGCAGGCATACCAGAATCGCAAGCCGCCGACTTTTTCGAGGCGCAGATTCGTTCGGCCATTCTTGACCTCAACCGTCGTGGCATGGGCGTTGCGGCCCTGCTCATCGACGGTATCTTTTCCAGCGATGGCGTTTGGGTAGATCCTCCCGGCTTCATTGCTGGTGGAGTGGCAGCGGTGCGCGAGGCAGGCGGCCTCGTCATCGCCGACGAGGTTCAACCAGGCTTCGGACGAACTGGCACTCACATGTGGGGCTTTGAGCGGCACGGAATCGTCCCGGATCTTGTAACTCTGGGCAAGCCCATGGGTAACGGGTTTCCGATTGGCGCGGTCGTTGGTCGTCAAGCGCCAATGGAGCGGTTTGGTGCTACCGCGCGCTACTCGAATACTTTTGCCGGAAACACGGTTGGAATTGCGACTGCGGATGCCGTGCTGACGATCCTGGAACGTGACCAAATTCGTCAAAATGCGCTTGCCATGGGCCAGCGGCTCCGCGCTGGTCTAGAAGAAATGGCAATGAAGCATAGGGAAGTTCGTGCAATCCGAAACGCCGGTCTATTTTTTGGCGTCGACATTGGGTCCGAGGATACGTCTGCGGCAGCCCGACGTGCAATGGCTTTGGATATCGTCAACGCAATGCGGGATGACGGTGTGCTTGTCAGCACGACAGGAGCCAACGAGGACGCACTTAAGGTGCGACCTCCGCTGGTCTGCGGAGCCGAGCACGTTGATCTCTTTATTGCAGCGGCAGAGCGCGCCATCACGACTGTCGCAGGCTAG
- a CDS encoding phosphotransferase enzyme family protein — translation MSDHDDLVADQQRGRHNSSAAASSRHLPWAASSTEAYFRAAAAILSTPPDGLQPDMSATLLKRYYGLEGSIAVLSSEVERTAEVSLSDGRQLILKTSARREAIDSFRFQSAALAALQDSAGFAAPTVIRTSGGALMFEEEGISGYLQTRVEGVSLHKVTPAPDLLFRTGSALGRLDLALAQINAPAAHRPILWHIGCWSRLMELEEHLPSGSVAESVRTAMAEYMRFVEPQIQNLEWQVTHNDPSPFNTIVTSQGLGFIDFGDGCWSPRIQDLAIAASHVVADPTLPLGGAEHLIAGYAAIVPLSALEARLLVILMRARQSALILVNYWRSHLFPADAQYIKKNVARAERGLTILAPLSAASGEAAVLAAVSQP, via the coding sequence TTGAGCGATCATGATGATCTTGTTGCCGATCAACAACGGGGCCGGCACAACAGCTCTGCGGCTGCGAGCTCACGTCACTTGCCGTGGGCTGCATCGTCGACTGAAGCCTATTTTCGCGCTGCAGCCGCGATTCTCTCCACGCCGCCAGATGGCTTGCAACCGGACATGTCGGCGACACTACTTAAGCGGTACTACGGACTGGAGGGATCGATCGCGGTTTTATCTTCCGAGGTCGAGCGCACTGCTGAGGTCTCCCTGTCGGACGGCCGACAATTGATCCTGAAGACGTCGGCGCGGAGAGAGGCGATCGACAGCTTCCGTTTCCAAAGCGCAGCTTTGGCGGCACTGCAAGACAGCGCGGGATTTGCTGCACCTACAGTGATCCGCACTAGCGGCGGCGCGTTGATGTTTGAGGAAGAGGGCATAAGTGGTTACCTACAGACCCGAGTGGAAGGCGTGTCTCTGCACAAGGTGACGCCGGCGCCTGATCTCCTCTTTCGTACTGGTAGCGCCCTCGGCCGGCTGGACCTAGCCCTTGCGCAGATCAACGCACCCGCAGCACACCGGCCCATTCTCTGGCATATCGGCTGCTGGTCGCGGTTGATGGAACTGGAGGAACACCTACCGTCTGGCAGCGTCGCCGAAAGCGTTCGGACCGCAATGGCGGAGTATATGCGCTTCGTCGAGCCGCAGATCCAGAACTTGGAGTGGCAGGTCACGCATAACGATCCTAGCCCGTTCAACACAATCGTTACCAGCCAGGGCTTGGGTTTCATCGATTTCGGCGATGGCTGCTGGAGTCCAAGGATTCAGGATTTGGCCATTGCGGCCAGTCATGTCGTGGCAGATCCGACGCTTCCTTTGGGCGGAGCCGAACATCTCATTGCCGGCTATGCCGCAATCGTCCCACTATCCGCCTTGGAGGCAAGGCTGCTGGTCATACTCATGCGCGCACGGCAAAGTGCACTGATACTGGTCAACTACTGGCGCTCCCACCTCTTTCCGGCCGACGCGCAATACATCAAAAAGAATGTTGCTCGTGCTGAGCGCGGGCTGACAATCTTGGCGCCTCTTTCAGCTGCATCAGGCGAGGCGGCAGTCCTCGCGGCAGTGTCACAGCCTTAG
- a CDS encoding haloacid dehalogenase type II — protein sequence MDRFKPKYVTFDCHGTLINFQMAEAARDLFGHLLDGPRMNEFIKNFQAYRIDEVMQDWKPYADVVHNALERTCRRNKVAFRPEDAETIYNRVPTWGPHPDVPEGLAKLAKEIPLVILTNSMVAQIPSNVAKLGAPFHAVYTAEEARAYKPHLKAFEYMFDMLGCGPEDITHVSSSFRHDLMSAYDLGIKSKVWVNRGHEPANPYYEYTEIRDISQLPSVFGL from the coding sequence ATGGATCGATTCAAGCCAAAATACGTAACATTCGACTGCCATGGTACGTTGATCAATTTTCAGATGGCGGAAGCCGCTCGGGATCTGTTCGGTCATCTTCTGGATGGGCCGCGCATGAACGAGTTCATCAAGAACTTTCAGGCTTACCGCATCGATGAGGTAATGCAGGACTGGAAGCCGTATGCCGACGTTGTCCACAACGCATTGGAGCGCACGTGCCGCCGCAACAAGGTTGCATTCCGGCCCGAAGACGCCGAAACCATCTACAACCGCGTGCCGACATGGGGACCGCATCCAGACGTTCCCGAGGGCCTCGCCAAGCTCGCCAAGGAAATCCCCCTTGTCATCTTGACAAATTCCATGGTGGCGCAGATCCCGTCGAACGTGGCAAAGCTCGGCGCGCCTTTTCATGCCGTCTACACTGCTGAAGAGGCGCGGGCCTACAAGCCGCATCTCAAGGCGTTTGAATATATGTTCGACATGCTAGGATGTGGACCAGAGGACATAACGCACGTTTCGTCGTCTTTCCGTCATGACCTGATGTCGGCCTATGATCTGGGTATCAAGAGTAAGGTGTGGGTCAATCGTGGCCATGAGCCGGCCAACCCCTATTATGAATACACCGAGATCCGCGATATTTCGCAGTTGCCCAGCGTTTTCGGACTCTGA
- a CDS encoding aspartate aminotransferase family protein: protein MSKQATTLPKGFRGDMPNGFNPMDTSHLTREELDHVTRRQRLLGPAYRLFYKSPVEISRGKGVFLYDKHGNEYLDAYNNVVSLGHSHPRVVEAIQKQLELLCTHTRYMQEPLLDYAEALISTFGGELGRSGCAMFTCTGSEANDLALRIARYHTRKTSVIVTAEAYHGNSGAVAAISPSLGKKSALDPYLRTVAAPDSYRLPVEEIGRRMAEDVARQIADLERHGSGLAAFIADSVFSSDGLYVDPTDVLAPVAEVVRKAGGLFIADEVQSGFGRTGTHFWGHQRHKVDPDIVTMGKPMGNGYPVAGIVLRPELVAEFGSSMRYFNTFGGNSVAIAAASAVLDTILEEGLLDNATKIGGEILAGLRDLQTKYEFVGDVRGAGLYFAVELVKDRDRKTPDMDRALGVVNALRDRRILISATGADAHILKIRPPLIFTSSNAARLIEGVDEALRSVQI from the coding sequence ATGTCCAAGCAAGCGACTACCCTGCCCAAGGGCTTCCGCGGCGATATGCCAAATGGCTTCAACCCTATGGATACGTCTCATCTCACAAGAGAAGAACTGGACCATGTCACCCGGCGGCAAAGGCTGCTCGGGCCCGCTTACCGCCTCTTCTACAAGTCGCCCGTTGAGATCTCCCGTGGAAAGGGTGTCTTCCTCTATGACAAGCACGGCAACGAATATCTCGACGCTTACAACAACGTGGTTTCGCTGGGTCACTCTCACCCGCGTGTCGTCGAGGCGATCCAGAAGCAGCTCGAGTTACTCTGTACTCACACGCGATACATGCAGGAACCCCTGCTGGATTATGCCGAAGCTCTGATCAGTACGTTCGGTGGCGAGCTCGGCCGAAGCGGATGCGCGATGTTCACCTGCACCGGGTCGGAAGCCAACGATCTCGCCTTGCGGATCGCGCGTTACCACACACGCAAGACCAGCGTCATCGTCACGGCCGAAGCCTATCACGGCAACAGCGGAGCGGTGGCGGCAATCTCGCCGTCGCTCGGGAAGAAGTCGGCCCTCGATCCCTATCTTCGCACAGTTGCAGCGCCTGATTCCTACCGCCTCCCCGTCGAGGAAATTGGCCGGCGGATGGCGGAGGATGTCGCGCGGCAGATCGCTGATCTGGAGCGGCATGGAAGCGGCCTGGCCGCCTTCATAGCGGACTCAGTCTTCTCCTCCGATGGTCTCTACGTCGATCCGACGGACGTATTGGCGCCCGTCGCGGAAGTGGTGCGCAAGGCGGGCGGCCTGTTCATCGCCGACGAGGTGCAATCGGGATTCGGACGGACCGGCACCCATTTTTGGGGCCACCAGCGTCACAAAGTCGATCCGGACATCGTCACCATGGGCAAGCCCATGGGTAACGGCTATCCCGTTGCCGGCATCGTCCTGCGGCCCGAACTCGTCGCAGAATTCGGATCCAGCATGCGCTATTTCAACACGTTTGGCGGCAACTCCGTCGCTATCGCGGCTGCAAGCGCCGTGCTCGACACAATCCTCGAAGAGGGCCTATTGGACAACGCCACCAAGATCGGGGGCGAAATCCTCGCAGGGCTCCGGGACCTACAAACGAAATATGAATTCGTCGGAGATGTTCGCGGGGCCGGCCTTTATTTCGCTGTCGAACTCGTCAAGGATAGAGACCGCAAAACGCCGGACATGGATCGTGCGCTAGGGGTCGTCAACGCCTTGCGCGATCGGCGCATCCTCATTTCAGCGACCGGGGCGGACGCGCATATCCTGAAGATCAGGCCTCCGCTCATCTTCACATCCTCAAACGCGGCGCGTCTGATCGAGGGCGTCGACGAGGCGCTTCGGTCAGTGCAGATCTAG